Proteins co-encoded in one Xyrauchen texanus isolate HMW12.3.18 chromosome 19, RBS_HiC_50CHRs, whole genome shotgun sequence genomic window:
- the LOC127659470 gene encoding dead end protein 1-like has product MEGERRQVLNPQRLKSLEEWLQKTSITLTQVNGQRKYGGPPPGWQGPAPGPGCEVFICQIPRDVFEDRLIPLFQSIGALYEFRLMMNFSGQNRGFAYAKYGDPVTASTAVMTLHQYRLPEGIRLTVRRSTEKRQLRLGDLPTNVKQGELLMVLRLLSEGVEDVMLKLAGPKAREVVALVNYSSHYAASMAKKVLVQAFRKQYGMSVTIRWTSFTSKSKHVEETRQEHGPHTPPGLKPLPKPSLPPTHLHPQPSHLDIPGNSPFQPFSRSVGGPVAQLSEGVMSQDPISNVESQLQWFCELNRLGVPQYEACYHHTGPDGFLYFTYKVLIPGLPLPLQGFVQILPATSAHALKGEVYRATAEQVIKTICKVSGLPF; this is encoded by the exons GTTTTAAACCCACAAAGGCTGAAGTCACTGGAGGAATGGTTACAGAAAACCTCCATCACTTTAACACAGGTCAATGGTCAGAGGAAATATGGAGGTCCTCCTCCGG GCTGGCAAGGTCCTGCTCCTGGCCCCGGCTGTGAGGTCTTCATATGTCAGATCCCACGAGATGTGTTTGAGGATCGTCTGATCCCGCTGTTCCAGAGCATCGGTGCTCTGTACGAATTTAGACTCATGATGAACTTCAGCGGGCAGAACCGCGGCTTCGCCTATGCCAAGTACGGCGACCCGGTCACTGCCTCCACTGCAGTGATGACCCTCCACCAGTACCGGCTGCCGGAGGGGATTCGACTGACCGTACGCAGGAGCACGGAGAAAAGGCAGTTGCGTCTTGGTGACCTGCCGACCAACGTGAAACAGGGAGAACTTCTGATGGTTCTCCGCCTGCTCTCGGAGGGGGTGGAGGATGTCATGCTGAAGTTGGCCGGTCCTAAAGCGAGAGAGGTCGTGGCTCTAGTGAACTACTCCTCCCACTATGCTGCATCCATGGCAAAAAAGGTTCTGGTGCAAG CATTCAGGAAGCAGTACGGAATGTCTGTTACCATAAGATGGACGTCCTTTACCTCAAAATCCAAGCATGTAGAGGAGACAAGACAAGAACATGGTCCCCATACCCCCCCAGGCCTGAAACCCCTTCCCAAACCCTCCCTCCCTCCTACCCACCTGCATCCTCAGCCGTCCCACCTTGACATCCCAGGCAACTCCCCCTTTCAGCCCTTCTCCCGGTCTGTAGGGGGTCCTGTTGCCCAGCTGAGTGAAGGTGTCATGTCCCAAGATCCCATTTCCAACGTCGAGTCACAGCTGCAGTGGTTTTGCGAGCTCAACAGACTTGGCGTTCCGCAATACGAAGCATGTTACCATCACACCGGTCCTGATGGCTTTCTGTACTTCACCTACAAAGTGCTGATTCCAGGCCTCCCTTTGCCCCTGCAGGGATTCGTCCAGATCCTGCCGGCCACCAGTGCCCATGCTCTGAAGGGCGAAGTTTATCGGGCCACCGCTGAGCAGGTCATTAAAACCATCTGTAAGGTCTCCGGTTTACCTTTCTAA
- the hars gene encoding histidine--tRNA ligase isoform X1, which translates to MNTLGLVSMRLCAGLMGRRTTLHLRSLRCSSGMSLSQIDEEVAKLLELKAQLGGDEGKHTFVLKTAKGTRDYNPKQMAIREKVFNIIISCFKRHGAETIDTPVFELKDTLTGKYGEDSKLIYDLKDQGGELLSLRYDLTVPFARYLAMNKITNIKRYHIAKVYRRDNPAMTRGRYREFYQCDFDIAGQFDAMIPDAECLKIVYEILSELDLGDFLIKVNDRRILDGMFAACGVPDEKFRTVCSTVDKLDKMAWEDVKKEMMNEKGLSEDVADQIGKYVCMQGGMDLADRLLQDPKLSQSKQACAGLTDIKQLFSYLELLKVTDKVVFDLSLARGLDYYTGVIYEALLSQTFPAPVSTPVEQNMATAGDEAGVSIGSVAGGGRYDGLVGMFDPKGRKVPCVGVSIGIERIFSIMEQKAEASLEKVRTTETQVLVASAQKNLLEERFKLINELWNAGIKAEFLYKKNPKLLNQLQHCEEKGIPLVAILGEQELKDGVVKLRHVTSREEVDVPRADLVDEIKKRTL; encoded by the exons ATGAACACTTTGGGGCTGGTCTCCATGCGACTGTGTGCTGGACTCATGGGACGGCGCACAACTCTACATCTGCGATCACTGCGCTGCTCTTCTGGAATGTCTTTATCACAG attgaTGAGGAAGTTGCCAAACTGTTGGAGCTCAAAGCTCAGCTGGGAGGAGATGAGGGCAAACACACATTTGTCCTCAAAACAGCcaag GGGACCAGGGACTATAACCCCAAGCAGATGGCTATAAGAGAAAAGGTTTTCAACATCATCATCAGCTGTTTTAAACGCCATGGTGCTGAAACCATTGATACCCCCGTCTTTGAACTGAAG GACACATTGACAGGGAAGTACGGAGAGGACTCCAAACTCATCTACGATCTGAAGGACCAGGGTGGAGAACTTTTGTCGCTGAGATATGACCTCACT GTCCCATTTGCTCGTTATCTGGCAATGAACAAAATCACTAACATCAAACGTTACCACATCGCCAAAGTGTACCGCAGAGACAACCCAGCCATGACGCGTGGCCGATACAGGGAGTTCTACCAGTGT GATTTCGACATTGCAGGTCAGTTCGATGCCATGATCCCCGACGCAGAGTGTCTGAAGATCGTCTACGAGATCCTGAGCGAATTAGATCTTGGAGATTTTCTTATCAAG GTGAATGACAGACGCATTCTAGATGGAATGTTTGCAGCATGCGGTGTTCCAGATGAGAAGTTCCGCACAGTCTGTTCCACGGTGGACAAACTTGACAAG ATGGCCTGGGAGGACGTGAAAAAGGAAATGATGAATGAAAAAGGTCTTTCAGAGGACGTGGCGGATCAGATCGGGAAGTATGTCTGTATGCAGG GTGGGATGGACCTGGCTGATCGTTTGCTTCAGGACCCCAAACTGTCCCAGAGCAAACAGGCGTGTGCTGGACTCACAGATATAAAACAACTCTTCAGCTATTTGGAGCTCTTAAAGGTCACAGACAAG GTTGTGTTTGATCTGAGTCTGGCTCGAGGGCTGGACTACTACACTGGAGTGATATATGAAGCGTTGCTCTCCCAGACGTTTCCAGCACCAGTGTCCACACCTGTAGAGCAGAACATGGCTACAGCGGGTGATGAGGCAGGTGTGAGCATTGGCAGTGTGGCTGGTGGAGGGCGATACGATGGTTTGGTGGGCATGTTTGACCCCAAGGGCAGGAAAGTGCCCTGTGTGGGTGTCAGCATCGGCATCGAGAGAATCTTCTCCATCATGGAGCAGAAGGCAGAG GCATCTTTAGAGAAGGTGCGGACGACCGAAACACAAGTGCTGGTGGCTTCCGCTCAGAAGAACCTTCTAGAAGAGAGATTCAAACTGATCAACGAACTTTGGAACGCAGGaatcaag GCCGAATTTTTATATAAGAAAAATCCTAAGCTGTTGAACCAGCTGCAGCATTGTGAGGAGAAGGGCATTCCACTGGTGGCCATTCTAGGAGAGCAGGAACTGAAAGATGGAGTTGTCAAACTGCGCCACGTCACCAGCCGAGAAGAG GTGGATGTGCCCAGAGCAGATCTGGTTGATGAGATCAAGAAACGAACCTTGTAG
- the hars gene encoding histidine--tRNA ligase isoform X2, whose protein sequence is MADKAELQGAIKTQGEVVRKLKAEKANKEQIDEEVAKLLELKAQLGGDEGKHTFVLKTAKGTRDYNPKQMAIREKVFNIIISCFKRHGAETIDTPVFELKDTLTGKYGEDSKLIYDLKDQGGELLSLRYDLTVPFARYLAMNKITNIKRYHIAKVYRRDNPAMTRGRYREFYQCDFDIAGQFDAMIPDAECLKIVYEILSELDLGDFLIKVNDRRILDGMFAACGVPDEKFRTVCSTVDKLDKMAWEDVKKEMMNEKGLSEDVADQIGKYVCMQGGMDLADRLLQDPKLSQSKQACAGLTDIKQLFSYLELLKVTDKVVFDLSLARGLDYYTGVIYEALLSQTFPAPVSTPVEQNMATAGDEAGVSIGSVAGGGRYDGLVGMFDPKGRKVPCVGVSIGIERIFSIMEQKAEASLEKVRTTETQVLVASAQKNLLEERFKLINELWNAGIKAEFLYKKNPKLLNQLQHCEEKGIPLVAILGEQELKDGVVKLRHVTSREEVDVPRADLVDEIKKRTL, encoded by the exons ATGGCCGATAAAGCAGAGCTACAAGGGGCGATTAAAACGCAGGGAGAGGTCGTCAGGAAGCTGAAAGCAGAGAAAGCAAATAAAGAACAG attgaTGAGGAAGTTGCCAAACTGTTGGAGCTCAAAGCTCAGCTGGGAGGAGATGAGGGCAAACACACATTTGTCCTCAAAACAGCcaag GGGACCAGGGACTATAACCCCAAGCAGATGGCTATAAGAGAAAAGGTTTTCAACATCATCATCAGCTGTTTTAAACGCCATGGTGCTGAAACCATTGATACCCCCGTCTTTGAACTGAAG GACACATTGACAGGGAAGTACGGAGAGGACTCCAAACTCATCTACGATCTGAAGGACCAGGGTGGAGAACTTTTGTCGCTGAGATATGACCTCACT GTCCCATTTGCTCGTTATCTGGCAATGAACAAAATCACTAACATCAAACGTTACCACATCGCCAAAGTGTACCGCAGAGACAACCCAGCCATGACGCGTGGCCGATACAGGGAGTTCTACCAGTGT GATTTCGACATTGCAGGTCAGTTCGATGCCATGATCCCCGACGCAGAGTGTCTGAAGATCGTCTACGAGATCCTGAGCGAATTAGATCTTGGAGATTTTCTTATCAAG GTGAATGACAGACGCATTCTAGATGGAATGTTTGCAGCATGCGGTGTTCCAGATGAGAAGTTCCGCACAGTCTGTTCCACGGTGGACAAACTTGACAAG ATGGCCTGGGAGGACGTGAAAAAGGAAATGATGAATGAAAAAGGTCTTTCAGAGGACGTGGCGGATCAGATCGGGAAGTATGTCTGTATGCAGG GTGGGATGGACCTGGCTGATCGTTTGCTTCAGGACCCCAAACTGTCCCAGAGCAAACAGGCGTGTGCTGGACTCACAGATATAAAACAACTCTTCAGCTATTTGGAGCTCTTAAAGGTCACAGACAAG GTTGTGTTTGATCTGAGTCTGGCTCGAGGGCTGGACTACTACACTGGAGTGATATATGAAGCGTTGCTCTCCCAGACGTTTCCAGCACCAGTGTCCACACCTGTAGAGCAGAACATGGCTACAGCGGGTGATGAGGCAGGTGTGAGCATTGGCAGTGTGGCTGGTGGAGGGCGATACGATGGTTTGGTGGGCATGTTTGACCCCAAGGGCAGGAAAGTGCCCTGTGTGGGTGTCAGCATCGGCATCGAGAGAATCTTCTCCATCATGGAGCAGAAGGCAGAG GCATCTTTAGAGAAGGTGCGGACGACCGAAACACAAGTGCTGGTGGCTTCCGCTCAGAAGAACCTTCTAGAAGAGAGATTCAAACTGATCAACGAACTTTGGAACGCAGGaatcaag GCCGAATTTTTATATAAGAAAAATCCTAAGCTGTTGAACCAGCTGCAGCATTGTGAGGAGAAGGGCATTCCACTGGTGGCCATTCTAGGAGAGCAGGAACTGAAAGATGGAGTTGTCAAACTGCGCCACGTCACCAGCCGAGAAGAG GTGGATGTGCCCAGAGCAGATCTGGTTGATGAGATCAAGAAACGAACCTTGTAG